The segment ggtgaggttctcattcttgttctatatgtggatgacttgtttcttactggtgcgctagggctcatagaggattgcaagagggaccttgcagaagagtttgagatgaagaatttgggacttatgcactactttctaggcatggaggtgtggcagactgatggagagattttccttggtcaagggaaatattgcattgaaatcttgaagagattcgagatggaagattgcaaagccatgtctacacccatgatcactaattggaggaaggtagatgcaTCCAAGGAAAAAGATGTTGATCCCACCCTATACAGGCAACTGATTGGTtcgctcatgtatttggtcaacaccaggccagatatagcctttgcagtaaactctcttagtcagttcatggtagagccaaagagagtgcattggacgGCGGCTAAGCATGTGTTGCGTTATCTTCATGGTACAGTTGAGTACGGGATTAGATATGTTCGAGGTGAAGGTATCAAATTGAtaggctatactgatgcagattgggcaggcagtacaatggacaaaaggagtacttcaggatgttgtttcagcttgggatcaggagttgtttcttggttcagcaggaagcaaaaatctgtggccttgagttcatcagaagcagaatacatagcagccagcatggcgacgtgtgaagctatatggcttcggaagttgctagtaggcttgtttggtcagaaggttgagactacagtgatacactgcgacaatcagagttgcatcaagttgactgagaatccagtgtttcatgatagatcgaaacatatagacatcaggtatcacttcatcagggattgtgtacagagggggattgttcagctacagtacatacctacagaggagcaggtagcagacattctaacaaaggcattggggaaggcaaaattcatcttctttagaaataagatgggtgtcgtgcagaacagcttcctcgctaagagggagtgttaattatgggtagcttggacaactgttcgtccttacccagaaataacagcattagttatgggtagttttggacagctgttcgtcctgatCTAGAATTAGAAAAttgttgtttttgtcaaacaagtgttgttaggataataacaattattatttaatagtggctctttttaggtgacacctcatagccaaaattagttattggttaattgagttgtcttaatctcagccgttagtttgaattaatctcggccgttggttttccaatagagtagtataaaaaggggtcatgggtcatttggaacataagaagtcttgagaagaatttgcagtgatagcaaataatcttgcagtgttagcaagaggcgcagtgatagcgttgatatagcagtggaggatatcagcaggagatattaagagtttgtcggagttctgccagtaagaggcaaggaattcttttgtaattcttatattgttgaagattaatatattttccatctgtagaactgattttcccttaggggtttttccagggacgattgtccaaaaatattgtgtccttgtgttgcttatttctttccgtatttttagtgaagttgcagttgtgttatttttcgatattcaactgtaaatttattttcagcagttaaataatttttatgagataagagattaataatcagtgactgcaatagaatttctacacaACGCAGATCGAGTAGAGCAAGCAACTGTGTCTAAATGAGCGAGCCTTCCAGGCTTCGGTTGAGTCTTATGGCTTCCAAATGTTGAATTCCCCGCAAAGCTTGTTAAGCAAGACGATTATACGCCTGCTGTACAAATTTCTGGAGAATATTTCCGCCCCGCAAGATGCCTCAGAATCACTGCAAAATAAACTTAATTTTTACGTATTTCTTAAAAAATACACAAAATTCAGTTTAAAACTCAACAAGAACTCTATCAAAATTCACCTAGTAACAGTTTCTTCACTACTTTGTACAAAGCAAACATCAAAGAATAAGCGCAAATGAAATTCACAAAGTTCAAAAAACACTGTAAATGCTTAGTTccataaatgatgaaataataaAGAAGCTACAAACATTCTGAAATTCATGGTAAATATCCTTGTGCGGATGCTTACCTGGTATTACAGGGTGAAGAGAAGAAATAATCTGAGGGCAAAGGGGAAGAAGATTCAGAAGTATGTGAGGCCGTCCATTGAAGAAATTCAGCAGCAGCAGTTAAAGCAAAAAGGCCTCTCAAAGGCTCTGCCTGTGATAATTTACTTCTTGTTTCTTCCACTCTTAATTATTTCCCAAACCAAATTTTCTGGGCGAAAAAATTGGGCAGGCATTCTCATGGGCGCGTGAAGCTTCATTTaaacttttggcctcaaatttgcAAATCAAATACTAGGAAATTTGCAAGTCAAATGACGCGAAAATTTTCCCGTTTGCAGTTTCTTGTCCGTCAACTCGAATAACCGACGGACCGTCTGTTAAGTATGATTGACGTGTTTATACGTTAGACAAACATGTCTTATAAAACTTTTCGACCAAACAGATAGTAGTAGCAATTAAATTTTCTATAGATGGGTGTCACAATAAGTAGGGGCCACAATGAACCAAAGTAATCCAAATggttatgaaaatgaaatgaaaggaAAGTTTTTGTTTTATAGTTTCACTAGCATGGAGGAAGAAAGAAGCAAATGTAAAGGTTGATACGGCATGATAGAAAATAAATGTAATTATCTTAAATGAAAGCAATTTCAATATTGCAAGTGACTTCTGAAAAGAAAAGTTGTATTGACGATAATaaatctataactttcaaacggtttcatatttttcaaattcaaaAGATGCACCACATTCTATGCTTCTCAtaatataggattaaaaaaaaatgaatttcataaagttttgaccaagttatgatgGTCAAACATATGAATTTTTTTAAAGTTCTagtaaaaattcataattaattatttactaagcaaaaaattacaaaaacaatatgtgtcacatctgggcATGTGTCATGTACTTTTACATAAAGTGGCATAAGAAAATATTATGTTTTGCTTTTACTTAGGTTGGTGAGGCATACACTTGATTCTTATCTTTCTCTTGAAAATTTAGTaacactgcattgaaatttcaattttttatcaaatggatttaatttttttcataaaacaactagtagcttagaaactaaattcaatttactacaaattttgttcttacatatttttgaaattatgttgataacctattcaaattttcatgttaagTTGTGCAACTctgtttttctaaattttcattgccacttaaggaccTAGTTTGGCccatcatgatcctgcacataccaaACTTAAAAATGAATTGAATCAAATATGTTtatttatcttttaatatttttataagaaCCCGCATTATAGCACACGATTATGTCTTATTATGAGAAACTATGTCACATGAAAAtattaaatacatactaaaaatatCTAGAAATCATTtatacaaagaaaataaataaataaaaggtacTTTGACCAACTATCACTTAAGAATTAATTGTCTAACACATGATACTATAATTATTAATTTTCCTAACCCATGCATTCATTGAAAGAGTTGCACGAACATTAAGAAACTAATTAATAATCAATTCAAAATGTATTAAAGATACACCTGAATAATCTATCCAAACCAAGAgtagaaaattaaaaattatataattatacttATACTATATAACCATCTAATGTGTGCATACTATAATAATTTTAATGTGTGTTTGGTGAAGCTTTAAGATTGATAAATCCTACCTTATCAATATATCTACAATTTAAAGGTTGTGGATTTGATATGTGTAGTAGTTATGCATTCTATTGAATGAGTTGGAATGTCAGGAAAATGATTGGAATAGAATCAactaaaatttgaaaatggatATAGGTAAAGCATAATAAATGATTCAAACATGCATATAGAGTAATATTTTTGGGGTTGGACAACATTATTGAAAGAATATTATAACATCAAAATTGCATACCCTTACAATTTTATGCTATATTTTATGTCCACTTTGCAGTGTCCATTCCATTAGTTCTTTTGTAGGTTCATTGCAGCCCTTGCATTAGCCTTTCTCCTTCTCAAGATTCTTATTTATTGTTTTCCATTGTCTCATTTTACTATCATATTTGTGTTATTCTTATGTTTTTCTAGTCTCTTGCTATTGTTAAGCCTAAATTATCTTGACATTGGTACATTGCATAAACCTCCATGCATCCTTCTAGCATCCTAAAAtatttttgtatattgatcattgtTAAGCGTTTTTCTACATGTCAAATTTCTAGGTTGGTGGAAAAGTTTGAGATGAATCTAAATATCATTTTAGCCTCTTCCTTTCACCTCATCTCtcctttttaaattaatatttttatctaATAAGTCTCTCATAGATCTCTCTTGCACTCTCAAGATCTCGCATAGATCTTCTTCATTCTATGGCCCTCTATAATACtctttcaacattctcttttagctCTATTATCCCATTGGCTTCCTCAAGTCTTTGCAAGTGATATTGTTCTAATTTCTCATTTTTAGTGCAAGTATTTTTTATATGCCCCCAAGAAACTTGAGATTATCACATATTTACTATTTCCTTCATTTTAGTTTATATTATTGCATATTCATAACTCTAACCATTCCCAAACACACTTGGGATTGAAGCATTTACACACTATTTTTGTATTTGTCTTTGGTTGTTGTAAAGGTACAAATATAAAAATAGGGATTTAACTAAAGTAAATCTTCAAACAGCACCAagtatatttatttttctttgtgcTTACAATTATGAGAGCACTCGGCCACATAGAGATttgcaaaaaaaattcttatttattgttcatttatttattttattagaacTCAAGTAAATATTGTTAGTATTTTATTTATCTGTCTATTTATTATCCAGTATTTATTAGTgtattttctttttttggttttataGACTGGGTTAATAGAAAGattggatttttatgatttctatagttttctatatttttttcaTATAGATGATGGTGTAATGCATATACATTTGTGCAATGGGATAGCATTCTAGATAGTGACTTCCCTCATTTGGCTTTAGGTTCCTCATTTTTTCctcttttccaattttctaaagttacaagttaaaataaatctctttttttttttaatcatttatagGATTGTAGAGTTATTCTATTAAGTAGTAATAAACCAATATAATCCTAATGTAAAAAGTAGGAAAAATTAATCGGCTAATACATCTTAGCTAAATTGTGATttttcctcttctataaatacATACAAATTTATAAGACATATCAAACAATATTTGGTCCCATAAATGTGTGACAAAAAGGTGAATTGAATGAACAAATTGGATTAGTTGGTGATGTTATTCCCATTTGTTTTTAGTTTGATAGCACTTTGTTGTTTTTTTACTTGAAGGGTGTTGTCCATAAGATGGTTAATACAATTATTCTTTTTGAAAAGTGTTAATCATTTTATTGGAATTTTGTAATATTTATGTGAGAATGTTGTTTAGGATTATTTCAACTAGTTTTCCATTTTATGTGTCCTTAACAAAGGAACAAAAATGTAATATTGTTAAGTGGCTAAACATGTGTTTACATGGTGTTAAACATTATGAAATCAAATTAAATTGTGTTTCATATAATGATGACAAATAGTTGAATCACATTAGCTTCATAAAGCAAATAAAAATTACATTATGACTAGAACATGTATCATTATTACGATTATTGTTGTCAATATATCTTAGTTTGAGAACCAATTTTCGATGGTGTTTGATTAATTTTATTGTTCATAAAATGATAACATTAATTATATCAAGAATTTTACTATAATTTTCTTATGGTGTTTGATACTATCTCTACAAGAATGACTATTTAGTCTTTACCTTTTTCAATAATTTTCTCAAAGTTTGATCccacaataataaaataaaggatAGACATATTGTTCCTCTATATTGTCTTAATTCAAATAGTTTCAATTTATTATAATGAATATCTTATATGGACTAATTATGAATAGAAGTTAAAAATGTTCATGCTATTTTGATTCTCTTTATGTTATTTATGTAGCTTCACACTATTGAACCTTATATGCCCTTTCCATATTTGACAGGTGAAATGTTTTATGATTTGAGCATATTTTCCTTGAACTTTGAAGTTTTGTTATTCTTTTTTATATAAATTGTTAGGGGAGAGGATTTAGTAGTTGAGCACATTTCAATTGTTGTGATAGAATTTGTTGATTTAATACTCATATTTGTTGaattaatgtccaatttttttgacaatattGTACCAATAGTTGCAACTTTAATACCCATAATCGAATGAAATGTACCGTTAATTGTAAAAAGCAACCAACCctgtgatgccacatcagttgcacaAGTATGGGGGCCCTTATCCATGACTCTTGTTCTCACCTTTTTGGggggctattttggacaccttggcaaaaagcttgCTAatttggcatcatatttgatgatgtggctctaaaaccttagttataagtaggggacttgccatgTACACTGCTATAAAAAATTGggattgatttgaaatttccacgtaagattttgagaaacacaaagttagggtgctcaactattgggtcctctccctTAGTGGTTTTTTGTTTTAGGCTTAAGGAATACTAAGTAGACTCTCGATGGTCTAAGTGTACTTTTACAAGCTTTAATATTGGAGgcatatttatttatattgttagTGGTTGAGTAGATGCTCTTAGTAGTCTAAGTGTATTTTGCTATTAattatattttgttattttatgGATGTATTTAAGTATTTTTTGGGGCCATTAAGACTACATATATTACATGTGCCTATCAATTAAGGATACTAAAGTTTGTCATTTGAAATGTACAAAAGGATTTAAACAAGGTGTTTATTATTCTTAAAAGAATGATACTTTGTGATACTAATAATCTTCTTGAGGAAAATAGCCAAAAACTATAAATCATATGAAAGACTTCAAAATGTTTGCATCCATTTTTCTAAATAAGGAAGCTTTCAAAATGTGTATGAAATTAAAGGATCTTAATCCTTCAAATTTTCGAGGAATAAAACTTTGAAATAGGTAATGCTAAAGAAAAGTAAAATCTATGATCATAAATAATTACTATCCTTAATGTTGAAGATTGTGATTGAGATCAAAATGAAAGGAATCATATGTAGATTTCAATTATCTCAAAATATgtcaaatatattttaataatttattaaagtgaTTTCACATTTTTAAGAATATATAATTTGGACTTCCATTGAATCTAATTATCTATTTTATCTTATGAAAAGGTTAGGCAATTACCCTCAATCATTGATGAAACATGTGGAGTCTCTTGTGAAACTAAAAGATCTTGATAATGGAATAATCTAGCATATTTATACTATGTAAAAGAGTGTTTCTCTTTAATATTCTATATTCTACCATGTAATAGACAACTTTCTAAAATATTGCTTTTTAGAAGATTGAATCATTAATCCATtgttaatattttatcatttttttaaatataataattttaaataatatttttcaattacaatatttttatttttgtaaatatcaaatactcttataacattcatatttattttgaagaaattcTAAATCTTTATATTAATATACAATTTCCTTCTAAAAAATTTGACAACTTTCTTCTCTTAATGAATCGCATGATTACAAACACATACATCTCAATATTTCTTTCTCGGAAACCTTAAGAATATAGGTATCGACCATCAAATTGAAAAATGCTTCCATAGCAAAGATATTTGGTAAGGTTGCAAGGTATAGCACCCCGTTATTTATTATTTTCAAGATATGTCTTTTCTAACAATTTTTGCGATCCCTTCCTATTGTAGTTAGTCGCTACATTTACCCAAAAGGGTTGAAAGAATAATTCAGAAGTTGGTGGCAaaaggagtgttttatttttcattgaGGGCAAATCTTAAGTCTATATTTTACTTGGAATGGCAAAAGaagtgttttatttttcattgaGGGCTAATCTTAAGTCTATATTTTGTTAGCTGTAAATCTTGCCGATTTACAGCAAACTAAACAAAAAGATATCTATTCAGAAAAGTTCAATGAGTCATTGCATATCATACTGCTGAACTCTCCACATTCCTTCAGCTTTTCAAGCTCACTTAACCCTGGAGGAACTATGGCCTGCTCAACAGAACAAACAAATGATAAGTATTAACAAACTTTAAACTTCACATTacgaaacaaaaaaataaaacatcTCCATCTCAAAAAAAATATAGATTTTGAACATAGAGGAGCTCCCCGGTGGAAGGATGTAAGCAACATAAAGAATTTCTGGATTAAAATTGTGCGCAACTGGCGCATTTGGATTTTGATCATAAATCTCCTGCCAAAAAGTCTATTTCCTATCTGTTATACACAGTTTGTTTTCAGAAGCTATATTTGCAATCTTTTTATATACTTATGTTGACTCACAAAGCTGACCCTAAAATGTAAAAATACTCTCATTAAAAAACACGCATACACACGAAAAAAATCTTAATTCTTTTCCAAAATGATGTGTATTTAAACAGAAAATAAGCCATAAACTTTAATGGATCCAAACTGATGGTGTTAAATTATTGTTCTTTTAACTTGTAATGCAGCAAAATTTCAACTGGAATGGAATGCGAGAAGAATACTGACCATGTAGACAAATGGATCGGGTCTTCCTCCAGCTCCAAAGCGTTTAACCAGGTTTTGCTTCACAAGTCTGCAATAACAAATTCAGAAAATGCAACTTTTACTTCATTCCTTTTTCCAGATTAAGTTTATCGCATGAAGGATAGCCGTAGATAAATACTTCATTAACGGAATTAATATTCATCAGACTTACAGTCTGAGAGCCTTGCTGGTGTCAGGAGTGTTTCCAAAATTTGCGCGAATGCGCGTCTCAGAAGAAAAGGTTTGATCGACAAGAAACTTCCTAATAGCTATGCAACGGAGCTCAAGCCGCGTGGTTTTGAATGGAATCGCTTTACGACaattattttcctttcttttcagatGAGGCTTCTTCTGTCGGGAAGAGAGATTATTTTGCCTACTCGTGCTAGAGATTCGTGATGAGGAGGCGATTCCTGTCGAAGCCGTGTCGATGGTACCATCTCCTGGAGATCCGTCTTCAGGATTGAAAGGCGAGTTAACGGTCGTTGGAGTCAGCATCGAGATCCAACCTACACAGCTCGTTTTGTTTTTCTTAAAGCTCCTGGCTGAACGTATTTTCTTCGAAGTCTGCACATGAGAGGAAATCAAATTTTGAGCATAAATTGCAAATAAAGACCAGCTAAATGCGTTCGGTATAAATAAAAGCTCCGAATTACTGGAAACTTGCAATGGACTATCTGCTGAGTGAATTAAGGTTAGAATAAGAGctctaaatttattatttattaaaaattttgGAGCAATGAACTCAAATTGTAGGAGTTCATTTCCTAAGATTGAGCTTTAACACAGTCTAGGCTGCAAATGATGTTCACCTAAATGAATTATTATTTGAATTAGAGCTGAGAATTCCTTGGTTAATATTTTCTACATATGCGGTGGAATTgccatattcagtttcaagaagcAAATGAATATTAGCTAAGTGCAGTAATCTGTAAATAATAGCTTGAAGTTCAAAAATCCTAAACGCTTCCCGAGGAATGTGCTCAAATTAAAGTAATTCATCTAAAGAACTCTGAAGTTTTAACACCTTTTCACTGTAAATGGAGATCTACTAAAAACAAAATTATTTAGAATTTAACTTAAACATTATGAATTACCTAATATTTTCTGAGAATTGCATTTAATTTGCAGCAATTCATCTCAAGAAACAAAGTAATAGCACAAATTACACTGTAATTGCGAGAAATGCAAACTAATCTAAACGAATACAAATCTCCAAAGCACGTCATATTATCGACTTATTTCAAGCGCAGAAACTTAGCTTTCATAacaaaacaatgaagcaaagaatTATGTAAAGAACTTAAAGATTTTGTGAAAAAAATTGAAAACGAACATGCCTTTGACACCAAATTATTTAAAGCAGCTTAAGGATTTGTCATAAAAGTTGAGAGCTAACATGCCTGTAACGCGAACGAATTTAAATTGCTAAACTCGCACAAGGCAAATCGAGTAGAGCAAGCAACTGTGGCTAAATGAGCGAGCCTTCCAGCCTTCGGTTGAGTCTTATGGCTTCCAAATGTTGAATTCCCCGCAAAGCTTGTTAAGCAAGACGACTCTTCAGCAGAAGAATCACTTAAACGCCTGCTGTACAAATTTCTGGAGAATATTTCCGCCCCGCAAGAAGCCTCGGAATCACTGCAAAATTAGCTTAAATTTTACTAACTTCATTGAAAATACACAAAATTCAACAAGAACTCTATCAAAATTGACCTGGTAACAGTTTCTGCACTACTTCGTACAAAGCAAACATCAAAGAATAAGCGCAAATGAAATTTACAAAGTTCAAAAACACTATAAATGCTTTGTTCCATAAACGATGGAATAATAAAGAAGCTACAAAAATTCTGAAATTCAGATAAATATCCTGGTGCGGATGCTTACCCGGTATTACAGGGTGAAGAGAAGAAATAACGTGAGGGCAAACAGGAAGAAGATTCAGAAGTATGTGAGGCCGTCCATTGAAGAAATTCAGCAGCAGCAGTTAAAGCAAAAAGACCTCTCAAAGGCTCTGCCTGTGCTAATTTATTTCTTGTTTCTTCCATTCTTAATTATTTGCCAAACCAAATTTTCGGAGAAAAAAATTGGGCGGGCATTCTCATGGGCGCGTGAAGCTTCATTTAAAATTTTGGCTTCAAATTAACGATCTCAAATTTGCGAGTCAAATGACACGAAAATTTTCCCGTTTGCAGTTTTCTGTCCGTCAACTCGTATAACCGACGGACCGTCTGTTAAGTATGGTGTTAGAATCCCCTCACTAGCATACAAAAGGTTTTAAGTGTGTCTCTATACACTAGATAGACACACTCCAAAGAACCTTTCATCTTTATTTAAACGGTCTTTGTTTCTTTTATATAAGAGGCATCTCTAATATTTATCTGAACAAACAAATAGTAGTAGCAATTTAATCTTCTATAGGTGAATGCCGCGATAAGTAGGAGCCATAATGAACCAAAGTAATGGAAGTGATTATGGAAATGAAACGAAAGGAAAAAATTTGTTTATAGTCaaacaaattttcaagtgaagataaaaggaaatgataagaaagcttattaaaataaatcataataTGGGTTCAAGTTGTTAGTGGTTTTACTAGTACAAAGGAAGAAGCAAATGTGTGGGTTGACATAACACAAGTAAGAGAGTTCAAATATAGGTAAGATAAAAAAACAAATGTGATTATCAAAGAATAAGAGAGTATGGTAAACTTGAAAGCAATATCAATATTGCAAGTGACTTCTTAAAAGACAAATTTTATTGGCAACAATAAATTTGTTACAAGGACGGTGGGAAAAGATATATGAAGAGAGGGTTAGGCCCATAAAACTCATCATGCCAAGTTCGCATGACAAGCAACATCTTTTAAGAAAAAAGAATCTCTTGAGGGGCTCACGCTTCTTCCACTAATAGACGATGAGATGAGAGAAGGGAAAAAGTAGCAAAATTAAGAGAAGCAAGAGATGAAAAAAAAAGGGCATTGTTGTGCAATGAAAACAAATTTATCATTAATTTTGGACCCCACAATAAGGCAAGGTAGCAAGCTAGGAGCAAAGAAAATATAGTTCAATGAACTATAGTAGGAAGAAAAGCAACAAGGCCAATATGGATAAATATCGGTGAGGATCAACAATTATGAATCTAGAAAGGATTATCAATTGTTGCAACAGAGATGAAAAACTCCTAACTTTTGAAAATACAAGTACTAAAATATTGGAACAAagttattatatcatgaaaaaagcattaaaatttaataaaacataGGCCAATTTCATTAATATAGAAAATGCATTCAAGAAATTGTTACAATCAGCAAGCTACTAGAGCAATCATCAAGCCAATCTCTTCTCCATAATTATGCAACTTCTCTAACTTCATACACTCTACAAATCTGACCAAAGCACACCAAAACCAGCTAAAAGAATCTTAAAATTCACTCCATTCTCTCTAGATATCCTCCTCATGGCAACCAGGCACAAGCTCCTACCCTCTACCTTTCTTTTTCTCTATATTTTACCATTTCCAACATCTCTTTCTACCCCAATCTAAGTGTATTAACTTCCTCTTCTCTAACCAACAATTTTCTTGTTTCTCCACCTCTACTTGGGCGTGGGAATATTCCCAATTAAGCCTCCATACAAAGGCCACCAACAATTTTCCTAGAGCCACTCACTTCATTTCCAATCTTTTCACACTCTACTCTCTCCATCATCAAGCGTATGGGATTGACCAAGCTCAAAATAGGCAAATAAATTTGAATTCAAGTATCCAAAATATGCATTAAATGCCTCATTCTTTCATGGGCATGGGATTTTTCCTCTTTTAATTTGGGGTAAAATACATAAATATGGAACTTTGATAAGTTTAAACAGAGTAAATCAACCTTCCAATTTTAATAACAATTGATAGAGCTAGAGGAgatcaaataatgaagaaaaatCTTGCCTACAAGACCGAAAATCAAACcataacaaaaaattaaataaagacGAAAATAATATTTTTGAATGTGTGAGATTGCTCATGCAcccggatgctcctgcatcacctatGTAGAATAAAATACcactaaaatattaaaataataccccTCCATATGACACTTAATTTCCCAAGTAGAGATAGTAGAAActaaatcaatatatatataaattattaagtATGAACATTAagattacaaggttgagacaactTGTCCTAGTAATTATCTTCAACAAATGGTTGGGTAGGTAAGATTTTAGGATCAGTAACTAGTAAAGGAGAATCTTACCCAAGTATGAATTAACCTCAAATATATGTAGGAAGCCTCTATCATGATGAAATATGTCTAATTAATCATATACTTCTATATTTTTTGGAATCTAACTTCATTTGTTGAAGTTTTTGAATGATAGAATGTGTGTGCATGCAACCGTTATGTAGACCAATTCAAGACAAATCAATTTTACCTCAAGATTGGTATCAATAGTGCATAAACAACCTATTCTTTTAGTAGTAATTAAATCTAGGaatcttaatagatttttttatttatcttattagTTAAAATCTAGTCCATTTCTAGTATATTAGAAAACTTATGTAAAACGTTGTATCCTTTCTCATAGTGATTAGTGAACTTAGGTGAATATTTAATGGTGTTCATAACAAAGGATAACTTTTTATGCATGAGAAGTATCAACTCTTCTAGAATAAGAATCCATGTGATAAATTGAAGATGATGTCATGTATATTAAGTTCTAGAGAGGTAAAGGTTAATAATCGTGGTTCTCATGATTTGATTACTCAAAATGTATGGATACCCAACCATATTCTatatcaacatgatacatgggtGGATCTGGGAGATATTTTCATGACTAATCATGTTGGAGATATCATAATTTTACTTTTTttactatttgaaaaaaaaatgatacaTGTCTCATCATCAATTTTCACTATATGTTATGGGTAATTGGACATAAAGTGACAAGTAAAGTAACA is part of the Cryptomeria japonica chromosome 10, Sugi_1.0, whole genome shotgun sequence genome and harbors:
- the LOC131059862 gene encoding uncharacterized protein LOC131059862, yielding MEETRNKLAQAEPLRGLFALTAAAEFLQWTASHTSESSSCLPSRYFFSSPCNTGDSEASCGAEIFSRNLYSRRLSDSSAEESSCLTSFAGNSTFGSHKTQPKAGRLAHLATVACSTRFALCEFSNLNSFALQTSKKIRSARSFKKNKTSCVGWISMLTPTTVNSPFNPEDGSPGDGTIDTASTGIASSSRISSTSRQNNLSSRQKKPHLKRKENNCRKAIPFKTTRLELRCIAIRKFLVDQTFSSETRIRANFGNTPDTSKALRLLVKQNLVKRFGAGGRPDPFVYMAIVPPGLSELEKLKECGEFSSMICNDSLNFSE